One stretch of Pseudomonas fragi DNA includes these proteins:
- a CDS encoding membrane protein, whose protein sequence is MNNAARWLNKVPEVTLSFWVIKIMSTTVGETGADYLAVDAGFGAGPTSLGMAMLLAVTLFCQLRTRACTPWLYWLNVVLVSVVGTQITDILTDKLDVSLYTSTALFSLLLAVTFALWYRSERSLSIRDITTARRELFYWATVLCTFALGTAAGDLATEALGLGFTLGAVIFAALIGVTLLAWRMGANAVLTFWIAYILTRPFGASLGDLLTQAKTYGGLGMGASWTSALFLCVIVLLVGAAQLNAGSNRKAITE, encoded by the coding sequence ATGAACAACGCAGCCCGCTGGCTGAACAAAGTGCCCGAGGTGACCCTGTCCTTCTGGGTGATCAAAATCATGTCCACCACCGTGGGCGAAACAGGTGCCGATTATCTGGCCGTCGATGCCGGGTTCGGTGCCGGCCCCACCAGCCTCGGCATGGCCATGCTGCTGGCCGTAACGCTGTTCTGCCAATTGCGCACCCGCGCCTGCACCCCTTGGCTCTACTGGCTGAACGTGGTGCTGGTGAGCGTGGTGGGCACCCAGATCACCGATATCCTCACCGACAAGCTGGACGTCAGCCTGTACACCAGCACGGCGCTGTTTTCGCTGCTGCTGGCGGTCACTTTTGCGCTCTGGTATCGCAGCGAGCGCAGCCTGTCGATCCGCGATATCACCACTGCGCGGCGCGAGCTGTTCTATTGGGCCACGGTGCTCTGCACCTTCGCCCTGGGCACTGCGGCAGGGGATCTGGCCACCGAGGCCCTGGGCCTGGGCTTTACCCTCGGCGCGGTGATCTTCGCGGCGCTGATAGGGGTCACGCTACTGGCCTGGCGCATGGGCGCCAATGCGGTGCTGACATTCTGGATCGCCTACATCCTGACCCGACCGTTTGGCGCGTCCCTGGGTGACCTGTTGACCCAGGCCAAAACCTACGGCGGGCTGGGCATGGGCGCCAGCTGGACCAGCGCGCTGTTCCTGTGCGTGATCGTGCTGCTGGTCGGCGCCGCGCAACTCAATGCCGGCAGCAACCGCAAGGCGATCACCGAGTAA
- a CDS encoding DegT/DnrJ/EryC1/StrS family aminotransferase, with the protein MDHDIYVTSPLLPELQAFMPYLQQIWDSKCLTNNGPFHQTFERRLAEYLGVEHLSLFNNGTTALLTALQALQIEGEVITTPYTFAATAHALVWNHLTPVFVDIDPHTFNLDPVAIEAAITEQTRAILAVHCYGVPCDVRAIEQLADRYGLRVLYDAAHGFAVEEGGGSVLRHGHMSVLSLHATKVFNTFEGGAIVCPDAATKLRVDQLRNFGFVNETSVVSCGINGKMSEFNAAFGLLQLEHIDRALERRAAIDGLYRARLADIPGITLCREAQNHGYFPILVEDTFPVSRDALYEFFKTRQVYVRRYFYPLVSDMQAYADRTGHVQQPLPVATQIARKILCLPIHPDLSPSDVERVVAAVRHCAVASPGYHQAP; encoded by the coding sequence ATGGACCACGATATTTATGTAACCAGCCCCTTGCTGCCGGAATTGCAGGCATTCATGCCGTACCTGCAGCAGATCTGGGACAGCAAGTGCCTGACCAATAACGGCCCCTTTCATCAGACCTTCGAACGTCGATTGGCCGAGTATCTGGGGGTGGAACATCTGTCATTGTTCAACAATGGTACGACCGCCCTGTTGACCGCACTGCAGGCCCTGCAAATCGAAGGCGAGGTGATCACCACGCCTTATACCTTTGCCGCCACGGCCCATGCGCTGGTGTGGAATCACCTGACACCGGTGTTTGTCGATATAGACCCGCACACCTTCAACCTTGACCCCGTTGCCATTGAGGCGGCCATCACCGAGCAAACCCGCGCCATCCTCGCCGTACATTGCTACGGAGTACCGTGCGATGTGCGCGCCATAGAGCAATTGGCCGACCGTTACGGGTTACGCGTGCTATATGACGCTGCCCACGGGTTTGCAGTCGAGGAGGGCGGCGGCAGTGTATTGCGCCACGGCCACATGAGCGTTTTGAGCCTGCATGCCACCAAGGTGTTCAACACCTTTGAGGGGGGCGCCATTGTCTGCCCCGACGCGGCAACCAAGCTGCGGGTGGACCAGTTGCGCAACTTCGGCTTCGTCAATGAAACCTCGGTGGTGAGCTGCGGTATCAACGGCAAGATGAGCGAGTTCAACGCGGCTTTCGGCCTGTTGCAGCTTGAGCATATCGACCGGGCCCTGGAGCGGCGTGCCGCGATCGACGGCCTGTACCGCGCGCGGCTGGCTGATATCCCCGGTATCACCCTGTGCCGTGAGGCGCAGAACCACGGTTATTTCCCAATTCTGGTCGAGGACACGTTCCCGGTCAGCCGCGATGCCCTGTACGAGTTTTTCAAGACGCGACAGGTGTATGTGCGGCGCTATTTCTACCCGTTGGTCAGTGACATGCAGGCCTACGCCGATCGTACCGGACATGTGCAACAGCCCTTGCCGGTGGCCACGCAAATCGCCCGCAAGATCCTGTGCCTGCCGATTCATCCAGACCTGAGCCCGAGTGATGTCGAGCGTGTGGTGGCTGCTGTTCGCCACTGCGCTGTCGCCTCGCCCGGCTATCACCAGGCGCCATAG
- a CDS encoding glycosyltransferase — MKDLPLVSVIIPAYKASWFETALASACAQTYANLEIIVCDDSDGAMIGAIVERYAGSQQVPIRYQRNQQPLHEMRNTVECIRLARGFYIKFLHDDDVLAPDCVARLVATMEADPHIALATSRRERIDSAGQPLADILATVTAFPQPVRVDGPGLVSLLAEHTLNFIGEPSCVMCRRADVLAYGDQLMSLNGQPIDWVGDLSIYVKLLQCGHLAYLPQTLTWVRVSSEQFSQQGRDTPGIGQQGHDNFRHQLRELGWHQPVEGPRQVAVARLDNPEVVQQVDITAHLNDVRNTLVQQEQQRQWLAARVPSEPQSRLIGQRLAQMAGGPTIAVVVLDPAGDSQALQATLDSIAHARSTGVMLQGIVLTPQFRRQSPGDDMQYCSCQRDGFVAQINRIARSGDHRWLMLVEAGDRLTDSGMLISSLELLDDPQCRAIYGDAMVHEHGDVISPALRPDFNLDYLLSMPGVMARNWLFRASAVAEAGGFNEQYPAALELELILRMINRQGMVGFGHLCEPLVINQRAALADSPEFAEVLGLHLQERGYAQAQVLSLRSGQFRIRYGHPQRPSVSIVLVLDTDLPALQRCVISLLEHTRYPNYELLIVNNACADPQAAAWLAGSRQLLGERLQVVDLPLARGRASAINLGAAQARGEYLLLLRSDTVLMQEQWLDELLNHAQRPEVAIVGAKAVSTARTITHAGIILGLEESAGHGFAGQAMSASGYMNRLFVDQNYSAVSDVCLMIRREVFEAVNGLDAEVFEQGAADIDLCLRVARTGYLTVWTPHAAIIHDHPQTAVPLAVRQSFQRRWAAELPRDPAYNTSLSLSDAGGFKLADAQLAWQPLSWKPLPVILARAADVYGCGHYRIIQPLQALKNAGHAEGALIHGLPGLMQLQRYAPDTLVMQRPLQEQSLEAIEKIKAFSQVFKVYELDDYYPNVPLKSVHRGSVPKDIMRSLRRGLACADRFVVSTEPLAEALGNFHSKIHVVKNRLDPQWWAGLPPSARRTSRKPRVGWAGGSGHTGDLELIADVVKALCDEVDWVFFGMCPQRLRPFVKEFHPGIRIDLYPAALARLDLDLAVAPLEDNLFNACKSNLRLLEYGACAVPVVCSDGPSYRGDLPVTRVNNRFRDWVEAIRMHVNDLDAAAVAGDTLRDCIHRDWMLDEVGLQQWRKAWLAD; from the coding sequence ATGAAAGATTTGCCTCTGGTCAGTGTGATCATACCGGCCTACAAAGCCTCCTGGTTTGAAACGGCGCTTGCCAGCGCTTGCGCGCAGACCTATGCCAACCTGGAAATCATCGTTTGCGATGACAGTGACGGGGCCATGATCGGCGCCATCGTCGAGCGCTATGCGGGCAGCCAGCAGGTGCCCATTCGCTATCAACGCAATCAGCAGCCCTTGCATGAAATGCGCAACACCGTCGAGTGCATACGGCTGGCCCGCGGTTTTTACATCAAGTTCCTGCACGACGACGATGTGCTGGCCCCGGACTGTGTGGCCCGCCTGGTTGCGACGATGGAGGCCGATCCGCACATTGCCCTGGCAACCTCCAGGCGCGAGCGCATCGACAGTGCCGGGCAGCCCCTGGCGGATATTCTGGCCACCGTGACAGCCTTTCCCCAGCCGGTGCGGGTCGATGGCCCGGGCCTGGTCTCGCTGCTGGCCGAGCACACCCTGAACTTTATCGGCGAGCCCAGTTGCGTGATGTGCCGACGGGCAGATGTGTTGGCCTACGGCGATCAATTGATGTCGCTTAATGGCCAGCCCATTGACTGGGTCGGCGACTTGAGCATTTACGTCAAGCTCCTGCAGTGCGGGCACCTGGCGTACTTGCCGCAGACCCTGACGTGGGTGCGGGTGTCGAGCGAGCAGTTCAGCCAGCAGGGGCGCGACACACCCGGTATTGGCCAGCAGGGGCATGACAACTTTCGTCACCAGCTTCGTGAACTGGGTTGGCACCAGCCAGTGGAGGGGCCACGGCAGGTGGCCGTGGCGCGACTGGACAACCCCGAGGTGGTACAGCAGGTTGATATCACTGCCCACCTCAATGACGTGCGTAACACCCTTGTACAACAGGAGCAGCAACGCCAGTGGCTGGCAGCGCGGGTGCCTAGCGAGCCGCAGTCGCGACTGATTGGCCAGCGCCTGGCACAAATGGCTGGGGGGCCGACGATTGCCGTGGTGGTGCTTGACCCCGCAGGCGACAGCCAGGCGCTGCAGGCGACCCTCGACAGCATTGCCCATGCACGCAGCACAGGGGTCATGTTGCAGGGGATTGTGCTCACGCCGCAGTTCCGCCGCCAGTCACCGGGCGATGACATGCAGTACTGCAGCTGCCAGCGCGACGGCTTTGTCGCACAGATCAACCGGATTGCCCGCAGTGGCGATCATCGCTGGTTGATGCTGGTGGAGGCGGGGGACCGCCTGACCGACAGCGGGATGCTGATCTCGTCCCTGGAGTTGCTGGACGACCCCCAATGCCGAGCCATCTACGGCGATGCAATGGTGCATGAACACGGCGATGTCATAAGCCCGGCCCTGCGCCCGGATTTTAACCTCGACTATCTGCTCAGCATGCCGGGTGTGATGGCCCGCAACTGGCTGTTTCGCGCCAGCGCGGTGGCCGAGGCGGGTGGTTTCAATGAGCAGTATCCAGCGGCGCTGGAGCTGGAGCTGATCCTGCGCATGATCAACCGCCAGGGCATGGTCGGCTTTGGCCATCTGTGCGAGCCGCTGGTCATCAACCAGCGCGCTGCGCTGGCCGACAGCCCCGAGTTTGCCGAAGTGCTGGGCTTGCACCTGCAGGAGCGGGGCTATGCCCAGGCGCAGGTGCTGAGCCTGCGCAGCGGTCAGTTCAGGATCCGCTACGGTCACCCACAGCGACCGTCGGTGTCCATCGTGCTAGTGCTCGATACGGACCTGCCGGCCCTGCAGCGCTGCGTTATCAGCCTGCTGGAGCACACCCGCTACCCGAATTACGAACTGTTGATCGTCAACAATGCCTGCGCCGATCCGCAGGCCGCCGCCTGGCTTGCCGGCAGCCGACAGCTGCTGGGCGAGCGCCTGCAGGTGGTGGACTTGCCGCTCGCCCGGGGGCGGGCATCGGCCATTAACCTGGGCGCGGCACAAGCCCGGGGCGAATACCTGCTGTTGCTGCGCAGCGACACGGTCCTGATGCAGGAGCAATGGCTGGATGAGTTGCTCAACCACGCCCAGCGTCCGGAGGTGGCGATTGTCGGGGCCAAGGCGGTGTCTACTGCACGCACGATCACCCATGCCGGGATCATCCTCGGCCTTGAAGAGAGCGCCGGCCACGGTTTTGCCGGGCAGGCGATGAGTGCTTCGGGCTATATGAACCGCCTGTTTGTCGACCAGAACTACAGTGCGGTGTCTGACGTGTGCCTGATGATTCGCCGAGAGGTGTTCGAGGCGGTAAATGGCCTGGATGCCGAGGTTTTCGAGCAGGGTGCTGCGGATATCGACCTGTGCCTGCGCGTGGCCCGCACGGGCTATCTGACTGTATGGACACCCCACGCCGCGATCATTCATGACCACCCGCAAACCGCCGTGCCCCTGGCTGTACGCCAGTCATTCCAGCGCCGCTGGGCAGCCGAGTTGCCCCGCGACCCGGCCTACAACACCAGCCTGTCCCTGAGCGATGCCGGCGGCTTCAAACTCGCCGATGCCCAACTGGCCTGGCAGCCGCTAAGCTGGAAACCCCTGCCGGTCATTCTGGCGCGGGCTGCGGATGTGTATGGGTGCGGGCATTACCGCATCATCCAGCCACTGCAGGCGCTGAAAAACGCCGGGCACGCCGAGGGCGCATTAATCCACGGTTTGCCCGGGCTGATGCAGCTGCAACGCTATGCCCCGGATACCCTGGTCATGCAACGGCCCCTGCAGGAGCAGAGCCTGGAGGCGATCGAAAAAATCAAGGCCTTCAGCCAGGTGTTCAAGGTCTATGAGCTGGACGACTACTACCCCAACGTTCCGCTGAAAAGCGTCCACCGTGGCAGTGTACCCAAGGACATCATGCGGTCGCTGCGCCGGGGCCTGGCTTGCGCCGATCGTTTTGTGGTGTCCACTGAACCGCTGGCGGAGGCCCTGGGCAACTTTCACTCGAAGATCCATGTGGTCAAGAACCGCCTTGACCCGCAGTGGTGGGCAGGCCTGCCGCCAAGCGCACGCAGGACTTCGCGCAAGCCCCGGGTCGGCTGGGCCGGAGGCTCTGGCCATACCGGTGACCTGGAGCTGATCGCCGATGTGGTCAAGGCCTTGTGCGACGAAGTCGACTGGGTGTTTTTTGGCATGTGCCCGCAGCGCTTGCGGCCCTTTGTCAAAGAATTCCACCCGGGCATCCGCATTGACCTGTACCCCGCGGCACTGGCCCGGCTGGATCTGGATCTGGCCGTGGCACCACTTGAAGATAACCTGTTCAACGCCTGCAAAAGCAATCTGCGCCTGCTGGAGTACGGTGCCTGTGCCGTCCCGGTAGTGTGCAGCGACGGTCCGAGCTATCGCGGTGACCTGCCGGTGACCCGGGTCAATAACCGTTTTCGTGACTGGGTGGAGGCAATCCGCATGCATGTCAACGACCTGGATGCGGCGGCTGTGGCGGGGGATACGCTGCGCGACTGCATACATCGGGACTGGATGCTGGACGAGGTCGGCCTGCAACAGTGGCGCAAGGCCTGGCTGGCGGATTGA
- the lafA gene encoding lateral flagellin LafA: MALTIHTNYSSLLTQTNLNKTNNALATNQQRLGTGLRINSAADDAAGLQIATRMNAQTKGMAVALRNVSDASSLLQTADGALNEMTDIMQRMKDLATQSANGTNSDADRNAMQAEYNELGKELGNIMDNTSFAGEKLFSSDPTNSTAKFNSAVNFQIGATTAETLELNVSSGATDLATSLSGVSVPFSDSTLSGSEITSVSGAQDMIDKLTGALDKVGELRGQFGANINRLNHTANNLANIKDNTEMARGRIMDADFASESAMMSKNSMLMQSGISMLKQTGQMPSMVMSLLG, encoded by the coding sequence ATGGCCCTGACCATCCACACCAACTACTCGTCGCTGCTGACCCAGACCAACCTGAACAAGACCAACAACGCCCTGGCCACCAACCAGCAGCGCCTGGGTACCGGCCTGCGCATCAACTCGGCAGCCGACGACGCCGCCGGCCTGCAGATCGCCACCCGCATGAACGCGCAGACCAAAGGCATGGCCGTGGCCCTGCGCAACGTCAGCGACGCCTCCTCGCTGCTGCAGACCGCCGATGGCGCGCTCAATGAAATGACCGATATCATGCAGCGCATGAAAGACCTCGCCACCCAGTCTGCCAACGGCACCAACAGTGATGCCGACCGCAATGCAATGCAGGCCGAATACAACGAGCTGGGCAAAGAGCTGGGCAATATCATGGACAACACCAGCTTTGCCGGTGAAAAGCTGTTCAGCAGTGACCCAACCAACAGCACCGCCAAATTCAATAGCGCGGTCAACTTCCAGATCGGCGCCACAACGGCCGAGACCCTGGAGCTGAACGTTTCTAGCGGTGCCACGGACCTGGCCACCTCCTTGTCGGGGGTTTCCGTTCCGTTCAGCGACAGCACATTGTCGGGCAGCGAAATCACCAGCGTCAGCGGCGCTCAGGACATGATCGATAAACTGACCGGCGCACTGGACAAAGTCGGTGAGCTGCGTGGCCAGTTCGGCGCCAATATCAACCGCCTTAACCACACCGCCAACAACCTGGCCAATATCAAGGACAACACCGAAATGGCCCGTGGCCGCATCATGGATGCCGACTTCGCCAGCGAAAGCGCGATGATGAGCAAGAACTCCATGCTGATGCAGTCGGGTATTTCCATGCTCAAGCAAACCGGGCAAATGCCAAGCATGGTCATGTCGTTGCTGGGCTAA
- the lafA gene encoding lateral flagellin LafA, producing the protein MALTIHTNYSSLLTQTNLNKTNNALATNQQRLGTGLRINSAADDAAGLQIATRMNAQTKGMAVALRNVSDASSLLQTADGALNEMTDIMQRMKDLATQSANGTNSDADRNSMQTEYDELGKELGNIMANTSFAGEKLFSKDGTSGKFGAEVSFQIGATKDETLALNVSGSVSALASGIGDISESYTSSTLGTEITSVSGAQDMIDKLTGALDKVGELRGQFGANINRLNHTANNLANIKDNTEMARGRIMDADFASESAMMSKNSMLMQSGISMLKQTGQMPSMVMSLLG; encoded by the coding sequence ATGGCCCTGACCATCCACACCAACTACTCGTCGCTGCTGACCCAGACCAACCTGAACAAGACCAACAACGCCCTGGCCACCAACCAGCAGCGCCTGGGTACCGGCCTGCGCATCAACTCGGCAGCCGACGACGCCGCCGGCCTGCAGATCGCCACCCGCATGAACGCGCAGACCAAAGGCATGGCCGTGGCCCTGCGCAACGTCAGCGACGCCTCCTCGCTGCTGCAGACCGCCGATGGTGCGCTCAATGAAATGACCGATATCATGCAGCGCATGAAAGACCTCGCCACCCAGTCTGCCAACGGCACCAACAGCGATGCCGACCGCAATTCGATGCAGACCGAATACGACGAGCTGGGCAAAGAACTGGGCAATATCATGGCAAACACCAGCTTTGCCGGTGAAAAACTGTTCAGCAAAGACGGTACCAGCGGCAAGTTCGGCGCCGAAGTATCCTTCCAGATCGGTGCTACCAAGGATGAAACCCTGGCGCTGAATGTTTCCGGAAGTGTCTCAGCACTGGCAAGTGGTATAGGCGATATCTCCGAGTCGTATACCAGCTCCACCCTGGGCACCGAGATCACCAGCGTCAGCGGCGCTCAGGACATGATCGATAAACTGACCGGCGCACTGGACAAAGTCGGTGAGCTGCGTGGCCAGTTCGGCGCCAATATCAACCGCCTTAACCACACCGCCAACAACCTGGCCAATATCAAGGACAACACCGAAATGGCCCGTGGCCGCATCATGGATGCCGACTTCGCCAGCGAAAGCGCGATGATGAGCAAGAACTCCATGCTGATGCAGTCGGGTATTTCCATGCTCAAGCAAACCGGGCAAATGCCAAGTATGGTCATGTCGTTGCTGGGCTAA
- the flgA gene encoding flagellar basal body P-ring formation chaperone FlgA, giving the protein MKLTEQSVTVRLPLPGPDGQSGGSGASPAGALCALLLALASSNAPANEALDRQVDQAVHQYFTQQLADKAAEEGWQNPRFTQKVFALPDSAPTGPCEQPLQARGIEQHWSGYGRLRLTLACSAPAWSVDVTVQATVYIQAVMATRVIEREQLITSAMLGYQEVAVSRQSSGYFNRIDQVAGLSAKRRTRSQQVLSRDMLVEPWQVRRGKRVTVVANHGDIHASTEGEALQDGHMGMLIRVRNTASGKVIEARVIGRARVTSILERPGK; this is encoded by the coding sequence ATGAAACTCACAGAACAATCGGTGACCGTCCGGCTTCCGCTTCCAGGCCCTGACGGGCAATCGGGAGGAAGCGGTGCTTCCCCCGCCGGGGCGCTGTGTGCCCTGCTGCTGGCATTGGCTAGCAGCAACGCGCCAGCCAATGAAGCGCTGGACCGGCAAGTCGACCAGGCCGTACACCAGTACTTCACGCAACAGCTGGCCGACAAGGCCGCCGAGGAAGGCTGGCAAAACCCGCGTTTTACCCAGAAGGTCTTTGCCCTGCCCGACAGCGCCCCCACCGGGCCCTGCGAGCAGCCATTGCAGGCCAGAGGCATAGAACAGCACTGGAGTGGCTACGGGCGCCTGCGCCTGACCCTTGCCTGCTCTGCACCGGCATGGTCGGTTGACGTGACCGTCCAGGCCACGGTCTATATCCAGGCCGTGATGGCAACCCGGGTGATCGAGCGCGAACAGCTCATCACCAGCGCCATGCTCGGCTATCAGGAAGTGGCGGTGAGCCGCCAGAGCAGCGGCTATTTCAACCGGATTGACCAGGTCGCCGGTCTCAGCGCCAAGCGTCGCACCCGCAGCCAGCAAGTGCTTAGCCGCGACATGCTGGTCGAGCCCTGGCAGGTGCGCCGCGGCAAGCGCGTCACGGTGGTGGCCAATCACGGCGACATACACGCCAGCACCGAAGGCGAAGCCCTGCAGGACGGGCACATGGGCATGCTGATCCGGGTCAGGAACACCGCCAGCGGCAAGGTTATCGAGGCCCGGGTGATCGGCCGCGCCAGAGTCACCAGCATCCTGGAACGCCCCGGAAAATAA
- the flgB gene encoding flagellar basal body rod protein FlgB: MSIRIDEALGVHTRALGLHMKRTEILAANLANEDTPGFKARDLDFAAEMNRNSAASGNRAQALLQYRVPAQASQDGNTVELSVEQAAFAKSTSDYQTSLTFLNMKFRGLKQAIEGR, translated from the coding sequence ATGAGTATAAGGATAGATGAGGCCCTCGGTGTGCATACGCGTGCGCTTGGGTTGCATATGAAACGTACCGAAATACTGGCGGCCAATCTGGCCAACGAAGACACCCCGGGGTTCAAGGCCCGGGATCTGGATTTCGCTGCAGAAATGAACCGCAACAGCGCCGCGTCCGGCAACCGTGCTCAGGCTCTCCTGCAATACCGTGTGCCGGCCCAGGCATCGCAGGACGGCAACACCGTGGAGTTGAGCGTTGAACAGGCGGCCTTCGCCAAGAGCACCTCGGATTACCAGACCAGCCTGACCTTTCTCAACATGAAATTTCGCGGCCTCAAACAGGCCATTGAAGGACGCTGA
- the flgC gene encoding flagellar basal body rod protein FlgC, whose translation MAFDSIYQIAGSAMNAQTVRLNTVASNLANIDSAAGTAKDVYQARKPVFAAVYENNQLTRGVGMGGAHVQVMDVVTSGREAKKRYEPDHPLADSSGSVFYPDISEIEEMTDMMSATRSFETGVEVLNRIKSMQQGLLKLGEA comes from the coding sequence ATGGCTTTTGACTCTATCTACCAGATCGCCGGCTCTGCCATGAATGCCCAGACCGTGCGCCTGAACACTGTAGCCAGCAACCTGGCCAACATCGACTCGGCCGCAGGTACCGCCAAGGATGTATACCAGGCCCGCAAGCCGGTGTTTGCCGCCGTCTATGAAAACAACCAGTTGACCCGTGGCGTTGGCATGGGCGGAGCCCATGTGCAAGTCATGGATGTGGTGACCTCGGGGCGCGAAGCGAAAAAACGTTATGAGCCCGACCATCCTCTGGCCGACAGCAGCGGCTCGGTGTTCTACCCGGACATCAGTGAAATCGAAGAAATGACCGACATGATGTCCGCGACCCGCAGTTTTGAAACCGGGGTGGAAGTCCTCAATCGTATCAAGAGTATGCAGCAAGGCCTGCTCAAACTGGGAGAAGCCTGA
- a CDS encoding flagellar hook capping FlgD N-terminal domain-containing protein, whose product MSTVNNDTRNTGNTGQQGPKTNGAEMQDTFIQLMVAQIKNQDPTKPVDSSEFLSQFATMSQVQSLEKMSFLTENNMVLLENLQYLSASTLVGQTVKVSTEQLDLGDKKVQAEVELQHSASDLVAVLTDANGVKTEIPLPPSEPGRVGFDIDPQALGLKPGKYAIEVKSASGESLKVEVKGKVNSVRLGSDGPVLSIEGVGEVPFYKITEFSEDSVFAGVMAPTGLNPFQRSLSQFAKGQRS is encoded by the coding sequence ATGAGCACCGTCAATAACGACACACGCAACACGGGTAATACCGGGCAGCAGGGGCCAAAAACTAACGGCGCTGAAATGCAGGACACCTTCATTCAATTGATGGTTGCGCAAATCAAGAACCAGGACCCCACCAAGCCGGTGGACAGCAGCGAGTTCCTTAGCCAGTTCGCCACCATGTCCCAGGTGCAAAGCCTGGAAAAAATGTCATTTCTGACCGAAAACAACATGGTGCTGCTGGAAAACCTGCAGTACCTGAGCGCGTCCACCCTGGTGGGCCAGACCGTCAAGGTCAGCACCGAACAACTGGACCTGGGCGACAAGAAAGTGCAGGCCGAAGTGGAGTTGCAACACAGCGCTTCGGACCTTGTTGCGGTACTGACCGACGCCAACGGCGTGAAAACCGAAATCCCGCTGCCACCCAGTGAGCCGGGCCGGGTCGGCTTTGATATCGACCCCCAGGCATTGGGCTTGAAACCGGGCAAGTACGCTATTGAAGTCAAGTCTGCCAGCGGTGAAAGCCTGAAGGTTGAAGTCAAGGGCAAGGTCAACAGCGTGCGCCTGGGCAGTGATGGCCCGGTGTTGTCCATCGAAGGTGTCGGTGAGGTGCCTTTCTACAAAATCACCGAATTCAGTGAAGACTCGGTGTTTGCCGGTGTCATGGCGCCCACCGGGCTCAATCCTTTCCAGCGCTCCCTCAGTCAATTTGCAAAAGGTCAACGTTCATGA
- the flgE gene encoding flagellar hook protein FlgE, which translates to MSFNIALTGLNAVSQQLNTISNNIANSGTVGFKSSRTEFGSLYSGTQAMGVGVLGHTQSMSLGGSHFATGNNLNLAISESGFFVTRSPSGDINYTRAGAFGKDRDNFLVDASGQYLQGYPVDAAGNLQVGIVSDLRLQNGNLPAKATDRVDFVANLDANKAVVSVTPFDPANVNSYTSSQTTPVYDSQGKQHSLTQYFVKTADNTWETHYYAGNTAVGGPESMTFDTSGQLSTPLAPVNISFTLPGVNAMSIDIDYTRSTQSASDFSVTTNNPNGYSAGENTGVTVEKDGKVYATYSNGERMLQGQVVLANFANPNGLKNENNTRWSATGESGNPLIGAPGTGLFGDLTAGALESSNVDMTQQLVGLMEGQRNYQANSKVLSTNKELTQVLFNSI; encoded by the coding sequence ATGAGTTTCAATATCGCCCTGACCGGGCTCAATGCCGTGTCCCAGCAGCTCAATACCATCAGCAACAACATTGCCAACTCCGGCACCGTGGGCTTCAAGTCGTCGCGTACTGAGTTTGGCAGCCTGTACTCCGGCACCCAGGCGATGGGGGTCGGAGTGTTGGGGCATACCCAGAGCATGAGCCTGGGTGGCTCGCACTTTGCCACGGGCAACAACCTCAACCTGGCAATCTCCGAAAGCGGCTTTTTCGTAACCCGCAGCCCCAGCGGCGATATCAACTACACCCGCGCCGGCGCCTTCGGCAAGGACCGCGACAACTTCCTGGTGGATGCCAGCGGCCAATACCTGCAGGGCTACCCCGTGGATGCAGCGGGTAATCTGCAGGTGGGTATCGTCAGCGATCTGCGCCTGCAGAACGGCAACCTGCCGGCCAAAGCCACCGACCGGGTCGATTTCGTGGCCAACCTGGATGCCAACAAGGCAGTGGTCAGCGTCACGCCATTCGATCCGGCCAACGTCAACAGCTACACCAGCAGCCAGACCACGCCGGTGTACGACTCCCAGGGCAAGCAGCATTCCCTGACCCAATATTTCGTCAAGACCGCGGACAACACCTGGGAGACCCATTACTACGCTGGCAACACCGCAGTGGGTGGCCCCGAAAGCATGACGTTCGATACCTCGGGCCAGCTCAGCACGCCGCTGGCGCCGGTCAATATCAGCTTCACCCTGCCGGGGGTGAATGCCATGAGCATCGATATCGACTACACCCGCAGCACCCAGAGCGCCTCGGATTTCTCAGTCACGACCAACAACCCCAACGGCTATTCCGCCGGTGAAAACACCGGTGTCACGGTCGAGAAAGACGGCAAGGTCTACGCCACTTACAGCAACGGTGAACGGATGCTGCAAGGCCAGGTGGTGCTGGCCAACTTCGCCAACCCCAATGGTCTGAAAAACGAAAACAACACCCGCTGGAGCGCCACGGGCGAATCGGGTAACCCGCTGATCGGCGCCCCGGGCACCGGCCTGTTTGGCGACCTGACGGCAGGCGCGCTGGAAAGTTCCAACGTCGACATGACCCAGCAACTGGTCGGCCTGATGGAAGGCCAACGCAACTACCAGGCCAACAGCAAGGTGCTGTCGACCAACAAAGAGCTGACCCAAGTGCTCTTCAACTCCATTTGA